Proteins co-encoded in one Lates calcarifer isolate ASB-BC8 unplaced genomic scaffold, TLL_Latcal_v3 _unitig_5086_quiver_549, whole genome shotgun sequence genomic window:
- the ndufa2 gene encoding NADH dehydrogenase [ubiquinone] 1 alpha subcomplex subunit 2: MAAAVVRSLGSSLGKNLREIRVHLCQTSAASKGARDFVEQHYVSLKKSNPDFPILIRECSGVQARLWARYDLGKESSVSVDNMSADQVATALQTLVQSKP, translated from the exons ATGGCGGCCGCCGTAGTCCGGAGCCTGGGCTCTAGTTTGGGCAAAAACCTCCGAGAGATCCGCGTCCACCTCTGCCAGACTTCAGCAGCCAGCAAGGGGGCCAG AGACTTTGTGGAGCAACACTACGTCTCCCTGAAGAAGTCCAACCCAGACTTCCCGATCCTGATCAGAGAGTGTTCTGGAGTCCAGGCGCGACTCTGGGCCCGATACG ACTTGGGGAAGGAGAGCAGCGTCTCCGTGGACAACATGTCAGCTGATCAGGTGGCCACAGCTCTGCAGACCCTGGTCCAGTCCAAACCCTaa
- the ik gene encoding protein Red gives MPETESYSNPLAPDGHEVEDHRAAAQSKLTNDDFRKLLMTPRAAPSSAPPSKSRHHEMPRDYNEDEDPAARRRKKKSYYAKLRQQEIERERELAEKYRDRARERRDGVNKDYEETELISTTANYRAVGPTAEADKSAAEKRRQLIQESKFLGGDMEHTHLVKGLDFALLQKVRAEITSKEKEEEDMMEKVQKEAKKDVEPEEKIEFKTRLGRNIYRVVFKSGLVERNELFLPGRMAYVVDLDDEFTDTDIPTTLIRSKADCPSMEAQTTLTTNDIVISKLTQILSYLRQGTRHKKIKKKDKGKLDDKRAPEADLSIFDDIGDYIPSTASSSKPPKDKDRHRERDRDRERDKEDDGKSRRHSYFEKPRGDEHQVMEVDTGPGSVRDQIKMINEKFAGAAGSQWQGQEPGSQRRDGKEQLGDFFGGSNSYAECYPATMDDLAVDSDEEVDYSKMDQGNKKGPLGRWDFDTQEEYSDYMNNKEALPKAAFQYGIKMSEGRKTRRFKETNEKAELDRQWKKISAIIEKRKKMEADGVDVKRPKY, from the exons ATGCCTGAGA ctgaGAGTTACTCCAACCCTCTGGCTCCTGACGGCCACGAGGTGGAAgaccacagagctgcagcccA GTCCAAACTGACCAATGACGACTTCAGGAAGTTGCTGATGACTCCGCGGGCGGCACCATCCTCAGCCCCGCCCTCCAAGTCCAGACACCATGA AATGCCGAGGGACTACAACGAGGATGAGGATCCTGCtgcgaggaggaggaagaagaagag TTATTATGCTAAGCTACGTCAGCAGGAGAttgagcgagagagagagctggcTGAGAAGTACAGAGACCGAGCAAGAGAGCGACGAGATGGAGTCAACAAAGATTATGAAGAGACGGAGCTGATCAGCACCACAGCTAACTACAGAGCTGTAGGACCCACTGCTGAGGC AGATAAGTCGGCGGCAGAGAAGCGTCGGCAGCTGATCCAGGAGTCTAAGTTCTTGGGAGGTGACATGGAGCACACTCACTTGGTGAAAGGTCTGGACTTCGCTCTGCTGCAGAAG GTGAGGGCTGAGATCAccagcaaagagaaagaagaagaagacatgATGGAGAAAGTCCAGAAAGAGGCAAA gAAGGACGTGGAGCCGGAGGAGAAGATCGAGTTCAAGACTCGTCTGG gtAGGAACATTTACCGTGTGGTGTTCAAGTCCGGTCTTGTGGAGAGGAACGAGCTCTTCCTACCTGGCAGGATGGCATACGTGGTCGACCTGGATGATgagttcactgacactgacatccCCACGACTCTGATCCGCAGCAAAGCCGACTGCCCCAGTATGGAG gCTCAGACGACTCTGACCACCAATGACATTGTGATCTCCAAACTGACCCAGATCCTGTCCTACCTCAGACAGGGAACACGACACAAGAAGATCAAGAAGAAGGACAaag gtaaACTGGATGATAAGAGAGCTCCTGAggctgatctgag tatctTTGACGACATCGGCGACTACATCCCGTCCACGGCCTCGTCCTCCAAACCTCCCAAAGACAAGGACCGACAccgagagagagacagggacagagagagagacaaggaggacGACGGGAAGAGCCGGAGACACAGCTACTTCGAGAAACCACGAGGAGATGAGCACCAG gtgatGGAGGTGGACACAG GTCCTGGATCAGTCAGAGACCAGATCAAGATGATCAATGAGAAGTTTGCAGGAGCAGCAGGCAGCCAATGGCAGGGCCAGGAGC CTGGGTCTCAGAGGAGAGACGGTAAAGAACAGCTGGGAGATTTCTTTGGAGGATCAAACTCCTACGCTGAGTGTTACCCTGCTAc gatggACGACCTGGCTGTGGACAGTGACGAGGAGGTGGACTACAGTAAGATGGACCAG GGGAATAAGAAGGGTCCTCTGGGTCGCTGGGACTTTGACACTCAGGAGGAGTATTCAGACTACATGAACAACAAGGAGGCTCTGCCAAA GGCTGCCTTCCAGTACGGCATCAAGATGTCTGAGGGCAGAAAGACCCGCCGCTTCAAAGAAACCAACGAGAAGGCCGAGCTTGACCGACAGTGGAAGAAGATCAGTGCG attatagagaagaggaagaagatggaggCTGACGG GGTGGACGTGAAGAGGCCCAAATACTGA
- the LOC108873618 gene encoding dachshund homolog 2 isoform X2: protein MRERAEDAQSEWREQRETDGHMRTEEEKRKINSLLIMAGTSSPPTDPLFHSDPPFSAPNPAGSPRLPAARLSGAFRVPVSVNGTSGGGAPPPPPPSPPPPPHTECKMVEVHGVKVASFTVNGAELICLPQVFELFLKHLVGGLHTVYTKLKRLDISPVVCTVEQVRVLRGLGAIQPGVNRCKLITRADFETLYRDCTNASSRPGRPPKRTLGVATMTDGSRLLPHGLLSPTLLSQTGLTAAAMAEALKLQKMRMMIGFHGNSDQQRHHNGAESENDDTGTTEIRHHHMTSSDRYPPHLVSSPVGGSEGSWEKEQRLLSPPSSVVVPPAGSASLHLNSLQQHSSLLANRLSDIPFMVMPHPLLPVGLPPASVAMAMNQMSQLSSLANMATVSQVQTEKGKESPLGSPSPYPSPSDDDELHPPEPTSQSPSRASSSSSSPPPPAHTPELGEVVAENIKKVLKGKDDGLLPLPLLKPTYEKLPLASQPLSINHTNPAFTPFLLAEGLSSMETLLTNIQGLLKVAVESARSQDKQNQLERKELKLELERERDARQVLQRQLSSELQTRVSIQRRLKKEKKAKRKLQEALDFESRRREQVERALKHDSLTDAVTPESELENKQQENSAAHENRAFTKPPLLF from the exons atgagagagagagcggaggATGCTCAGTCAGAGTGGCgggaacagagagagacggACGGACACATGAGAACcgaagaagagaaaagaaagataaacTCACTCCTCATCATGGCGGGGACCTCCAGCCCGCCCACCGACCCTCTCTTCCACTCGGATCCGCCTTTCAGCGCTCCGAACCCGGCCGGTTCCCCGCGGCTCCCCGCTGCTCGCCTCTCCGGAGCTTTCAGAGTCCCGGTCAGTGTGAACGGGACGAGCGGCGGCGGTgctcccccccctcctcctccatctcctccacctcctcctcacaccGAGTGTAAGATGGTGGAGGTGCACGGGGTGAAGGTGGCGTCGTTCACGGTGAACGGCGCGGAGCTGATCTGCTTGCCGCAGGTGTTCGAGCTGTTCCTGAAGCACCTGGTGGGGGGGCTGCACACCGTCTACACCAAGCTGAAGAGGCTCGACATCAGCCCGGTGGTCTGCACCGTGGAGCAGGTCCGCGTGCTGCGGGGACTCGGCGCCATCCAGCCCGGAGTGAACCGCTGCAAGCTCATCACCAGAGCCGACTTCGAGACCCTGTACCGGGACTGCACCAACGCCAG ctctcgGCCGGGTCGACCTCCGAAGAGGACGCTGGGCGTGGCCACGATGACTGACGGCTCCAGACTCCTCCCACATGGCCTGCTAAGCCCCACCCTGCTGTCGCAGACAG gtCTGACGGCGGCAGCGATGGCTGAGGCTCTGAAGCTGCagaagatgaggatgatgataggtttccatggaaacagtgATCAGCAGCGACACCACAACGGAGCTGAGTCTGAGAACGATGACACAGGTACGACTGAGATACGACATCATCATATGACATCATCAGACAGGTATCCTCCTcaccttgtctcctctcctgtaGGAGGAAGTGAAGGATCCTGGGAGAAGGAGCAgcgtctcctctctcctccttcctctgttgtAGTGCCTCCTGCTGGTTCTGCGTCTCTCCACCTCAACTCTCTGCAGCAACACAGCTCTCTATTGGCCAACC GTCTGTCCGACATTCCTTTTATGGTCATGccacaccccctcctccctgtgGGCCTGCCCCCTGCCAGTGTCGCCATGGCAATGAACCAGATGAGTCAGCTGAGCAGTTTGGCAAACATGGCCACTGTGTCACAGGTCCAAACAGAGAAGGGCAAG GAGTCTCCTCTGGGAAGCCCCTCCCCCTACCCCTCCcccagtgatgatgatgagctCCACCCACCTGAACCAACCAGCCAATCACCTTCCAGagcatcctcatcatcatcatcacctcctccacctgcacacacaccagagctgg GTGAGGTTGTggctgaaaacattaaaaaggtGTTGAAGGGCAAAG ATGACGGCCTGttgcccctccccctcctcaaaCCAACCTATGAGAAACTGCCACTCGCCTCTCAGCCGCTGTCAATCAACCACACAAACCCAGCCTTCACCCCGTTCCTATTGGCTGAGGGTCTGTCATCCATGGAGACGCTGCTGACCAACATACAG GGTCTCCTGAAGGTGGCGGTGGAGAGTGCTCGTTCTCAGGACAAACAGAATCAACTGGAGAGGAAAGAGTTAAAactggagctggagagagagagagatgctcgACAGGTGCTCCAGAGACAGCTGAGCTCCGAGCTGCAGACCAGAG tgtCGATCCAGAGGCGgctgaagaaggagaagaaggcgAAGAGGAAGCTGCAGGAGGCGTTAGATTTTGAGtcgaggaggagagagcaggtgGAGAGAGCGCTCAAACACGACTCCCTCACAG acgcTGTGACTCCTGAGAGtgaactggaaaacaaacagcaggaaaactCTGCAGCTCACG AGAACAGAGCGTTCACCAAACCTCCACTCCTCTTCTGA
- the LOC108873618 gene encoding dachshund homolog 2 isoform X3 yields the protein MRERAEDAQSEWREQRETDGHMRTEEEKRKINSLLIMAGTSSPPTDPLFHSDPPFSAPNPAGSPRLPAARLSGAFRVPVSVNGTSGGGAPPPPPPSPPPPPHTECKMVEVHGVKVASFTVNGAELICLPQVFELFLKHLVGGLHTVYTKLKRLDISPVVCTVEQVRVLRGLGAIQPGVNRCKLITRADFETLYRDCTNASSRPGRPPKRTLGVATMTDGSRLLPHGLLSPTLLSQTGLTAAAMAEALKLQKMRMMIGFHGNSDQQRHHNGAESENDDTGGSEGSWEKEQRLLSPPSSVVVPPAGSASLHLNSLQQHSSLLANRLSDIPFMVMPHPLLPVGLPPASVAMAMNQMSQLSSLANMATVSQVQTEKGKVIAFTANTNTENANEVNNESPLGSPSPYPSPSDDDELHPPEPTSQSPSRASSSSSSPPPPAHTPELGEVVAENIKKVLKGKDDGLLPLPLLKPTYEKLPLASQPLSINHTNPAFTPFLLAEGLSSMETLLTNIQGLLKVAVESARSQDKQNQLERKELKLELERERDARQVLQRQLSSELQTRVSIQRRLKKEKKAKRKLQEALDFESRRREQVERALKHDSLTDAVTPESELENKQQENSAAHENRAFTKPPLLF from the exons atgagagagagagcggaggATGCTCAGTCAGAGTGGCgggaacagagagagacggACGGACACATGAGAACcgaagaagagaaaagaaagataaacTCACTCCTCATCATGGCGGGGACCTCCAGCCCGCCCACCGACCCTCTCTTCCACTCGGATCCGCCTTTCAGCGCTCCGAACCCGGCCGGTTCCCCGCGGCTCCCCGCTGCTCGCCTCTCCGGAGCTTTCAGAGTCCCGGTCAGTGTGAACGGGACGAGCGGCGGCGGTgctcccccccctcctcctccatctcctccacctcctcctcacaccGAGTGTAAGATGGTGGAGGTGCACGGGGTGAAGGTGGCGTCGTTCACGGTGAACGGCGCGGAGCTGATCTGCTTGCCGCAGGTGTTCGAGCTGTTCCTGAAGCACCTGGTGGGGGGGCTGCACACCGTCTACACCAAGCTGAAGAGGCTCGACATCAGCCCGGTGGTCTGCACCGTGGAGCAGGTCCGCGTGCTGCGGGGACTCGGCGCCATCCAGCCCGGAGTGAACCGCTGCAAGCTCATCACCAGAGCCGACTTCGAGACCCTGTACCGGGACTGCACCAACGCCAG ctctcgGCCGGGTCGACCTCCGAAGAGGACGCTGGGCGTGGCCACGATGACTGACGGCTCCAGACTCCTCCCACATGGCCTGCTAAGCCCCACCCTGCTGTCGCAGACAG gtCTGACGGCGGCAGCGATGGCTGAGGCTCTGAAGCTGCagaagatgaggatgatgataggtttccatggaaacagtgATCAGCAGCGACACCACAACGGAGCTGAGTCTGAGAACGATGACACAG GAGGAAGTGAAGGATCCTGGGAGAAGGAGCAgcgtctcctctctcctccttcctctgttgtAGTGCCTCCTGCTGGTTCTGCGTCTCTCCACCTCAACTCTCTGCAGCAACACAGCTCTCTATTGGCCAACC GTCTGTCCGACATTCCTTTTATGGTCATGccacaccccctcctccctgtgGGCCTGCCCCCTGCCAGTGTCGCCATGGCAATGAACCAGATGAGTCAGCTGAGCAGTTTGGCAAACATGGCCACTGTGTCACAGGTCCAAACAGAGAAGGGCAAGGTGATAGCATTCACTGCTAATACTAACACTGAGAATGCTAACGAGGTTAATAAT GAGTCTCCTCTGGGAAGCCCCTCCCCCTACCCCTCCcccagtgatgatgatgagctCCACCCACCTGAACCAACCAGCCAATCACCTTCCAGagcatcctcatcatcatcatcacctcctccacctgcacacacaccagagctgg GTGAGGTTGTggctgaaaacattaaaaaggtGTTGAAGGGCAAAG ATGACGGCCTGttgcccctccccctcctcaaaCCAACCTATGAGAAACTGCCACTCGCCTCTCAGCCGCTGTCAATCAACCACACAAACCCAGCCTTCACCCCGTTCCTATTGGCTGAGGGTCTGTCATCCATGGAGACGCTGCTGACCAACATACAG GGTCTCCTGAAGGTGGCGGTGGAGAGTGCTCGTTCTCAGGACAAACAGAATCAACTGGAGAGGAAAGAGTTAAAactggagctggagagagagagagatgctcgACAGGTGCTCCAGAGACAGCTGAGCTCCGAGCTGCAGACCAGAG tgtCGATCCAGAGGCGgctgaagaaggagaagaaggcgAAGAGGAAGCTGCAGGAGGCGTTAGATTTTGAGtcgaggaggagagagcaggtgGAGAGAGCGCTCAAACACGACTCCCTCACAG acgcTGTGACTCCTGAGAGtgaactggaaaacaaacagcaggaaaactCTGCAGCTCACG AGAACAGAGCGTTCACCAAACCTCCACTCCTCTTCTGA
- the LOC108873618 gene encoding dachshund homolog 2 isoform X1, translated as MRERAEDAQSEWREQRETDGHMRTEEEKRKINSLLIMAGTSSPPTDPLFHSDPPFSAPNPAGSPRLPAARLSGAFRVPVSVNGTSGGGAPPPPPPSPPPPPHTECKMVEVHGVKVASFTVNGAELICLPQVFELFLKHLVGGLHTVYTKLKRLDISPVVCTVEQVRVLRGLGAIQPGVNRCKLITRADFETLYRDCTNASSRPGRPPKRTLGVATMTDGSRLLPHGLLSPTLLSQTGLTAAAMAEALKLQKMRMMIGFHGNSDQQRHHNGAESENDDTGTTEIRHHHMTSSDRYPPHLVSSPVGGSEGSWEKEQRLLSPPSSVVVPPAGSASLHLNSLQQHSSLLANRLSDIPFMVMPHPLLPVGLPPASVAMAMNQMSQLSSLANMATVSQVQTEKGKVIAFTANTNTENANEVNNESPLGSPSPYPSPSDDDELHPPEPTSQSPSRASSSSSSPPPPAHTPELGEVVAENIKKVLKGKDDGLLPLPLLKPTYEKLPLASQPLSINHTNPAFTPFLLAEGLSSMETLLTNIQGLLKVAVESARSQDKQNQLERKELKLELERERDARQVLQRQLSSELQTRVSIQRRLKKEKKAKRKLQEALDFESRRREQVERALKHDSLTDAVTPESELENKQQENSAAHENRAFTKPPLLF; from the exons atgagagagagagcggaggATGCTCAGTCAGAGTGGCgggaacagagagagacggACGGACACATGAGAACcgaagaagagaaaagaaagataaacTCACTCCTCATCATGGCGGGGACCTCCAGCCCGCCCACCGACCCTCTCTTCCACTCGGATCCGCCTTTCAGCGCTCCGAACCCGGCCGGTTCCCCGCGGCTCCCCGCTGCTCGCCTCTCCGGAGCTTTCAGAGTCCCGGTCAGTGTGAACGGGACGAGCGGCGGCGGTgctcccccccctcctcctccatctcctccacctcctcctcacaccGAGTGTAAGATGGTGGAGGTGCACGGGGTGAAGGTGGCGTCGTTCACGGTGAACGGCGCGGAGCTGATCTGCTTGCCGCAGGTGTTCGAGCTGTTCCTGAAGCACCTGGTGGGGGGGCTGCACACCGTCTACACCAAGCTGAAGAGGCTCGACATCAGCCCGGTGGTCTGCACCGTGGAGCAGGTCCGCGTGCTGCGGGGACTCGGCGCCATCCAGCCCGGAGTGAACCGCTGCAAGCTCATCACCAGAGCCGACTTCGAGACCCTGTACCGGGACTGCACCAACGCCAG ctctcgGCCGGGTCGACCTCCGAAGAGGACGCTGGGCGTGGCCACGATGACTGACGGCTCCAGACTCCTCCCACATGGCCTGCTAAGCCCCACCCTGCTGTCGCAGACAG gtCTGACGGCGGCAGCGATGGCTGAGGCTCTGAAGCTGCagaagatgaggatgatgataggtttccatggaaacagtgATCAGCAGCGACACCACAACGGAGCTGAGTCTGAGAACGATGACACAGGTACGACTGAGATACGACATCATCATATGACATCATCAGACAGGTATCCTCCTcaccttgtctcctctcctgtaGGAGGAAGTGAAGGATCCTGGGAGAAGGAGCAgcgtctcctctctcctccttcctctgttgtAGTGCCTCCTGCTGGTTCTGCGTCTCTCCACCTCAACTCTCTGCAGCAACACAGCTCTCTATTGGCCAACC GTCTGTCCGACATTCCTTTTATGGTCATGccacaccccctcctccctgtgGGCCTGCCCCCTGCCAGTGTCGCCATGGCAATGAACCAGATGAGTCAGCTGAGCAGTTTGGCAAACATGGCCACTGTGTCACAGGTCCAAACAGAGAAGGGCAAGGTGATAGCATTCACTGCTAATACTAACACTGAGAATGCTAACGAGGTTAATAAT GAGTCTCCTCTGGGAAGCCCCTCCCCCTACCCCTCCcccagtgatgatgatgagctCCACCCACCTGAACCAACCAGCCAATCACCTTCCAGagcatcctcatcatcatcatcacctcctccacctgcacacacaccagagctgg GTGAGGTTGTggctgaaaacattaaaaaggtGTTGAAGGGCAAAG ATGACGGCCTGttgcccctccccctcctcaaaCCAACCTATGAGAAACTGCCACTCGCCTCTCAGCCGCTGTCAATCAACCACACAAACCCAGCCTTCACCCCGTTCCTATTGGCTGAGGGTCTGTCATCCATGGAGACGCTGCTGACCAACATACAG GGTCTCCTGAAGGTGGCGGTGGAGAGTGCTCGTTCTCAGGACAAACAGAATCAACTGGAGAGGAAAGAGTTAAAactggagctggagagagagagagatgctcgACAGGTGCTCCAGAGACAGCTGAGCTCCGAGCTGCAGACCAGAG tgtCGATCCAGAGGCGgctgaagaaggagaagaaggcgAAGAGGAAGCTGCAGGAGGCGTTAGATTTTGAGtcgaggaggagagagcaggtgGAGAGAGCGCTCAAACACGACTCCCTCACAG acgcTGTGACTCCTGAGAGtgaactggaaaacaaacagcaggaaaactCTGCAGCTCACG AGAACAGAGCGTTCACCAAACCTCCACTCCTCTTCTGA